In Halorhodospira halophila, the sequence GCAGCGTTACAGAAATTCGCTACACGGGCTCGGTGGATGGGTTGTCAAAAAGGCTGTAGAAGAGGGGGTCGAAAAAAGTGCGCTTCAGATGTTGGTTGACGCAACGTCCGGAGGTGAGGGGCCATTGATTCATTGGGATAGAGAGGAGTGGCAAAAGGAAATGGACACAGTCTGTCGGAAACTTAGAAAATTCCTTTTGTCTCAGTGCTGAGGAATGGTTCATTCGGACGCGGTTCCCGATGGATGTCCGACTCACCCTCCGGGTCAGCGTCCAGAGCACCGGATAGGCCGGAGGCTTTACCGGTGTCGGCCCGAAGCCGTCGGTCATCATCACCAGCAGCGCCGTGGGCGGTGTGTCCTGGAGGTGCTCGAAGGGAGCGCGCAGGGTAGATCGCGCCCCATGCGCTTCTGCCCTAGCCGGAGCGGGTTGTCTGGTGCCCAAGGGGCGGGTTGGCATGTCGCCAATGAACCGCGCAGGAGGCTCCCATGACGCATCACGCGAGCGGCCATGCCCTGATCCTTGTTGATACGGACTACGAGGATCTCGAACTCCAGTACCCGAAGTACCGCCTCATTGAGGCGGGCCTGGGGGTAACGGTTGCCGGGCCCAGGGCTGGGGAGCGTTATCTTGGCAAGCATGGCTATCCGCAGACCGCCGATATCGAGTTGTCGAATGCCGACCCGGGGCAATTCGATGTGCTGGTCATCCCCGGAGGTTGGGCACCCGACAAGCTGCGCCGGTCCGAGATCGTCAGAGCGCTGACGGCTCGCATGTCGGAGGCTGGCAAAGTGGTCGCTTCAATCTGCCACGGACCGTGGGTGACTATCTCGGCGGGCGTGGTGGCGGGGCGAACCTATACCAGCTCACCGGCCTTAATCGATGACTTGCGCAACGCAGGGGCCCACTGGGTCGATCAGGAGGTGGCCGTGGATGGGGGGCACATCAGCAGTCGCCGGCCGGACGACCTGCCCGCGTTCTGTGCTGCTTTACTGAGGGTCGTCGAGGGGCGATAGCACGGTGGCCCGGTGACCTGCGCCGTGGTTCATTGGGCACATCCTGTATTGATCAGGAATCGGACCGGTCCGGTTGACAACCGCGCCGAGTGCAGTAACTGGACGGCGCGCTTCTGCACAAGCGAGCCAGAAAGCCTTTATAACCCTCTGATCAGTGGAGGGATGTTCATAAGGTTCTGATTTGTCGAAGTTTTGCCGCTGGCCAAAGTTTGCCCAAACGACCTCAAAGACGCTTGGCCGGCGGGTTCAGCCGACTTTCTCCACACGGTTTTCCACAGGTTTTGTGGAATCATGCCCCCTTGGCGGTCTGCATGGGCTTGGCACGACCGCACCGGATCCCGCATGCTGCCCGTCGGAATCCTGTCAATCGCCCAGGGAGCGAGCGATGAGCGTCACCCTCCTATGCCGTGGCGATGCTCAAGAGAAGCACCCATGGAACTCCACTACCCGACACTAGCGCTCGTCCTCTGGACGGCAAGCTTGGTCGCCGGCGCCGTGATGGCGATGGTCTGGCGGATCAATCACCACGAACGGGGGCCAGCGCTGTGGGCTGCCAGCAGCTTGGTGGTGGCGTTCAGTTTTGTGCCGCTGTGGTTTGAGACGGACCTGATCAGCGGGCTGATCCTGGTCAACAATGTCGCAAGCACTGTTGCGGTCCTGCTGCTGCTCGAGGGGATTCTGCGCTTCAAGGGGGTGGGCAACGAGTATCGCAGGCTGCCCTGGTACGGAGTCTATGTGGTGACCTTGGCCAGCCTGCTGTACCTCACGCTGAGTCTCGACAACCACCAACTGCGCTACCTCTTTCTCGATGCCAACCTCTCCGGGTTGTTGCTCCTCACGGCCTTCTTCCTGGTCCGGGGGGTTGATGACCGGCTGGAGCGCCTCATATACGGCGGCACAGCCGCAGTGTTCCTGTTGCTGGCCGCCGCGGTCTTCTACCGCTGGACTCAGGCAGCCACGGGCGTTATCGGCCCCGATGATCGCGTCAACCCGGCCAGCGGTTGGATCATCTTTGCGAGCATCCCGTGGATCCTTGGCTGGACGTACGGGCTGGCCATGGCCGCGAACTTGCGTGCCCAGCGGACCATCGAGGATATGGCGCAGCACGACCCGCTAACCGGTCTGCCGAACCGACGTCTTTTAGCCGACGCCATGGAGCGGATGGCGGAGCGCTCTTCTCCAGGTAGCGGTGCTCCGGGGCAAGGCTTCGGGGTGGTCGCCCTCGACGTCAATGGCTTCAAGGAGATCAATGACCATTACGGGCATGCGTTCGGCGATGCGGCCTTGGTCAAGCTCGCCGAGCTGTTGCTCAGAGGGCTGCGTCCGGAGGATAAGGTCATAAGACTCGGCGGCGACGAGTTTGTGCTCCTGTTGCACGGGGTGACCGACCGGGCGGACCTGGAGCAACTCTGCGGGCGAGTGCTGAAGGTGCTCGAGATGCCCGTATCCGTCAAAGGGCACGTGGTGCGCTTTTCGGTCAGTCTGGGGACCTCCCTTTGCCCGGATGACAGCACCAATGCCGAGCGGTTGCTCGCGCTGGCCGATCAGCGGATGTACGCGAACAAAACCGGCAAAACGAGCGAATCAGCGGTCTGGTGTGCAGCTCCTGCGGACTGCTGAGTCGTTGCCGGACTCAACCAGTGCCTGCCATTGACTTATTTATTCAGTTTGCTAATGCCCGTTAGTAGGGGTGCCACGTCCTGCGGTAACAAAGGAGGACTGAAGAAGTAGCCTTGACCTTCGAGGCACCCGTTATCGACCAGGAAGTCCCGCTGCACCCGGTTCTCGATGCCCTCGGCGATCACTTGCTTGTCCAGGTTTTCACCCATCGCGATGATAGCGCGGATGATAGCGGCATCCTCGGGATGGTGAGCCGGGTTCGCCTCCATCTCGGCTATGAAGGAACGGTCGATCTTGATCGCATGGACAGGTAGGCGCTTGAGATAATTTAGGGATGAGTAGGCGGTCCCGAAGTCATCGATAGCGATCAGCAGGCCCAACTCACTGAGTTCAGACAGTTTGTGCGCCGTCTCGGCTACGTGGTGCATGGCAGCGCTTTCGGTAATCTCCAGCTCGAGGTCGCCAGCATCCACACCGGTTTCGTGGAGCACCGTGCGGATCCGTGAAATGACTGCCGGGTCTCGCAGTTCGCACGCCGAGAGATTGACGGCGACCGGTACGGTCGGGACACCCTGATCTTTCCAGGTGCGGATCTGGATGCAGGTCTGTCGCAAGATCTCGGGGCCCAGAGACAAGATGAACCCCGTTTCCTCCGCCCGCGGTATGAAACGATCTGGCGCGAGCTGTCCCCGGATCGGATGCTGCCAGCGCACCAAGGCTTCGAGGCTGAGCACGGCTCCCGTTGAGAGGTTGACGCGTGGTTGATAGATGACGTGGAACTGCCCCTCGTCCAGCGCGACGCGCATTGCCTGATCCAGTTCCATGCGCTCTTGTAGCGCGGCATCCATCTCCGGGGTATAAAACTGATAGCACCGTCTTCCTTCGGCCTTGGCTCGGTACATGGCGGTATCAGCGTGTCGAACTAGTTCCTCGGCTGCGTCGCTGTCTTCCGGAGACATGGCGATGCCCATGCTCACCGTCACTCGAACCTCTTTGCCGTCCAGCCACACCGGCTCGCCGATGGCCGCCTGGATCCGCTCGATTACCGCGATAACGCTCTCCTCATGATCGAGACGCGGCAAAAGCAGGACGAACTCATCTCCGCCGAAACGCGCGATGGTGTCTTGCGCCCGGAGTATGCCCCGTACCCTTCTGGAGATTTCGACCAGCAGCTCGTCACCAAGTGTGTGACCGAGCGAATCGTTCACGACCTTGAAATCGTCCAGATCGATGAACACAACCGCGAGGACACCTTGCTCCCTCTGTGATTGCGCCACGGCCTGGCTGATCCGGTCCAACAGGAGGTTGCGATTGGGGAGGCCTGTCAGCGGGTCGTGAAAAGCGAGATACTCCAGGCGCTCCATCAAGGCGCGCTTGTCGGTGATGTCCTCCGCCAGTTTGATGTAGTGGGTGATTTCACCCGAGGCATCGCGCACCGGTGCAATCCTGGCTCGCTCTAGGTAAGACCCGCCGGAACGCTTACGATTCGTTAACTCGCCTTCCCAGATGCCCGTGGTGCGGATCGCCTGCCAGATTTCGCCGTGTTTCTGAAACGCTTCTTGCTCATGGCTCAGAAACCCGGTCGCTTGCCCCACGATCTCGTCTCGAGAGAACCCGGTTACGTCGCAGAAAGTCTGATTGACGTAATCGATCACGCCCTCGGTATCAGAGATAACGACCAGGCCGGGGCTCTGCTCAACGGCGTAGGCCAGCCACTCGTTGCGTTCCTCCGCGCGTTTACGCTCGGTGATATCCAAGCTAGACCCAAGGATCTTCTCGAGTCGGCCATGCGCGCCGTACACGGCGGTGGCCTGGTAGAGGATCCAGCGCCAGCTACCGTCCCGGTGGCGCGCCCGCACCTCGGCGCGGGCGCGTCCGTGCGGCTGCTCGGTGCACGCCTGAAACAAACTCTCCGCTGCACCCTGTTCTTCGTGGTGAATGCGCGACAGCCATGCCTCCAGGGCATCGCTCAGTTCGTGGTCCTGATAGCCGAGCTGCGCCTTGAACTCAGGGGAGAAAAAGACCGTTCTAGACGGTCGCCACTCAAAGAGGCCGAGGTTGCCGCCCTGAACGGCTTCCCAGAGCCGCTCGCGGTCCCGGCTTCGCGCCGTGATATCGACATCCATGCAGTAGAGGCGCAGGTCATCCTCCGTAACGCGAACCATTACATGGCAGGAGAAGACGGTTACCGGATGGCCGTGCCGATGGCGCAGCACCAGGATTGTTAGCGGCCCCGTAAACTGACCCACGGCTGGCCAAGAAAATTGACCCACCCTCGGGTGGCCCCTGGCCACGAATGACCATACCGTCGGCTGCCGAACTGAGCGGTGGAGACGGGAGCTGTGAAGG encodes:
- a CDS encoding putative bifunctional diguanylate cyclase/phosphodiesterase, translated to MDVDITARSRDRERLWEAVQGGNLGLFEWRPSRTVFFSPEFKAQLGYQDHELSDALEAWLSRIHHEEQGAAESLFQACTEQPHGRARAEVRARHRDGSWRWILYQATAVYGAHGRLEKILGSSLDITERKRAEERNEWLAYAVEQSPGLVVISDTEGVIDYVNQTFCDVTGFSRDEIVGQATGFLSHEQEAFQKHGEIWQAIRTTGIWEGELTNRKRSGGSYLERARIAPVRDASGEITHYIKLAEDITDKRALMERLEYLAFHDPLTGLPNRNLLLDRISQAVAQSQREQGVLAVVFIDLDDFKVVNDSLGHTLGDELLVEISRRVRGILRAQDTIARFGGDEFVLLLPRLDHEESVIAVIERIQAAIGEPVWLDGKEVRVTVSMGIAMSPEDSDAAEELVRHADTAMYRAKAEGRRCYQFYTPEMDAALQERMELDQAMRVALDEGQFHVIYQPRVNLSTGAVLSLEALVRWQHPIRGQLAPDRFIPRAEETGFILSLGPEILRQTCIQIRTWKDQGVPTVPVAVNLSACELRDPAVISRIRTVLHETGVDAGDLELEITESAAMHHVAETAHKLSELSELGLLIAIDDFGTAYSSLNYLKRLPVHAIKIDRSFIAEMEANPAHHPEDAAIIRAIIAMGENLDKQVIAEGIENRVQRDFLVDNGCLEGQGYFFSPPLLPQDVAPLLTGISKLNK
- a CDS encoding GGDEF domain-containing protein; translation: MELHYPTLALVLWTASLVAGAVMAMVWRINHHERGPALWAASSLVVAFSFVPLWFETDLISGLILVNNVASTVAVLLLLEGILRFKGVGNEYRRLPWYGVYVVTLASLLYLTLSLDNHQLRYLFLDANLSGLLLLTAFFLVRGVDDRLERLIYGGTAAVFLLLAAAVFYRWTQAATGVIGPDDRVNPASGWIIFASIPWILGWTYGLAMAANLRAQRTIEDMAQHDPLTGLPNRRLLADAMERMAERSSPGSGAPGQGFGVVALDVNGFKEINDHYGHAFGDAALVKLAELLLRGLRPEDKVIRLGGDEFVLLLHGVTDRADLEQLCGRVLKVLEMPVSVKGHVVRFSVSLGTSLCPDDSTNAERLLALADQRMYANKTGKTSESAVWCAAPADC
- a CDS encoding type 1 glutamine amidotransferase domain-containing protein — translated: MTHHASGHALILVDTDYEDLELQYPKYRLIEAGLGVTVAGPRAGERYLGKHGYPQTADIELSNADPGQFDVLVIPGGWAPDKLRRSEIVRALTARMSEAGKVVASICHGPWVTISAGVVAGRTYTSSPALIDDLRNAGAHWVDQEVAVDGGHISSRRPDDLPAFCAALLRVVEGR